AGATAAATCAGGACGAGTGCGACCTTCGTTGTCAACGGGAGCACCAATTTTATTGATGATAGCGCCAATTAAACGTTTGTTTTTCTGTCCACCCCAAGAGTTAAAGGCGATTTCTAATCGATTCATTAATCCATTAGGCGTATCGTTTCCAGGGGTTGCGATGAAAATAACATCGGCGTCTAATGCTTTGGCAATTTCATAGTTAATGTCATCAGCAAATGGATGGCTTCGTGTTGGTACTAAGCCTTCAACCACTAGGATTTCAGTATTACTGGCGCATTCTGCTGCGCGGGCAATAATCTGTTCTAGTAGGACATCAGTTTGTTCTGAACGGATTAACGCTTCAGCATGGACCATTGAATAAGGTTCCAACGGATTAACAGTTGGAGACGTGCTTAAAATAGTGGTTGAACGTTCTGGACCAGTATCACCGGATCGAATTTGCGCAATAGGTTTAAAAAATTGCACTTTAACGCCTTTGCGTTCAAGTGCACGAACCATACCTAAGCTTAGTGATGTTAATCCCACTCCAATACCGATTGGAATAAGCATAATATTACGAGACATGACGACCTCTTGTGTGCGTATTGTTCATGTTAATTAACCGAATATAAGACCGAATAAGCTGCTTATTTAGCTGTGATCAGCTTAATAGCATCTTCGGCAATAACCCACTCTTCATTTGTTGGTATGACCATAGCAATAGGGCTACCTACTTGGGTAATGATGCCTTGCTGGCCAAAACGAGCCGCTTTATTCAAATTATCATCGACTTTGAAGTTAAATATTGCCAATAAATTAAGGACTTTCTCGCGAATAAGGTCTGAGTTTTCGCCAATACCGCCAGTAAATATAATGGCGTCTAAACGCCCTAATGGCACAGTGTAAGAGGCGATATATTTGGCTAAACGATAGCAGAAGATATCTAAGGCTAGTGTGGCACCTTTGTGACCGTCTTGATAACCTTCTTCAATCCCACGACAATCGTTGGTAAGTTCTGAAATACCCAATAAACCACTTTGCTTATTCAGTAGGTTATTGACTTCATCAAGGGTATAGCCAAGTTGTTTAACTAAATGGAAAATAATTGATGGGTCTAAATCGCCGCAACGTGTACCCATAACTAAACCTTCAAGCGGAGTTAAGCCCATTGACGTGTCGACACTTTTGCCACCTTTAATGGCCGTTACCGATGCACCATTACCTAAATGTGCACAAATAATATTGGTGTCTTTAGTCTCTTTGCCTAATACTTTGGCTGCTTCACGACAAATATAGATGTTGCTAGTACCATGCATGCCATAACGGCGAATACTATGTTCACGATACAATTTGTAGGGTAGGGCATAAATATATGCCTTTTCGGGCATGGTTTGATGAAATGCGGTGTCAAATACTGCAACTTGTGGCAAATCTGGGAATGAAGCGAGCGCGGCACGAATACCAATTAAATGCGCAGGATTATGTAGAGGCGCTAATGACGCACAATCTTCAATACCCTGAATGACATCCGGTGTAACAATAACCGAGCGAGTAAACTTTTCACCACCATGGACGATACGATGACCAACGGCTTTAATTTGTGCCGCAAGTTCTGGATGGTCTGCCAAAATGTTATTAACGATGAATTCTACCGCTTCGCGATGCGCAGTAAAGGCACCTAATTTGGCTTCATTCTTGCTGCCATCAGATTTCCACTTAATGCGTGAATCTTCTAAACCAAAACATTCAGCTAATCCAGAAACTTTATCATCGCCTGATTGAGCATCAATGATGGCAAATTTTAATGATGAGCTACCGCAGTTGAGCACGAGTACTAATTTGTCTGACATGTTAACGCCTTTTAAGTCAATGAAACTAAATAAAATAGTAAAATTCCATTTTGATTAAGGTTTATGATTATTCATTCATAAACGCCACACTTCGGTGTTCTTACCGTGATTTACGACTGAAATTTAAATCAGTATAGGCGTAAATTCTCCAGTGCATTTTGGGCATGACACTGTATTATGTTATCGTTATACTCATGTCCCAAGCTGTAAAGGTAGCCGTATATTGAACATGAATTTGGTTAAATTACTTGGCGATGGTCAACGTTATATGAAGACCTGGCCAATGGTTAGGCAACTTGGGTTTTATTTCCCTGAGTACCGTGTCGTCAAAGCGACTCAATTAGCGATTATTGCAATGCCTGTGTTGGCATTAGTCGTTGCGGCTAGCCAGCTGTATATATTTGGCTGGGATTATTTACCGCAAGCATTAACGATGTTGCTCTTTTTTATCAGCTTGCCACTACAAGGCTTATTATGGTTAGGTTGGCGAGCGAGCCATCCGTTACCGTTATCATTATTTGATTGGGGCAACCAACTCAGCTCAGCATTGACTGAGATGGGTATTTATTGCCAACCTTTAGGCGCAAAAGCCTGCTATTCTGATATGGCCACCATTTTGAAACTGGCTTTTGAACGTTTAGATCAAAGTTACTGGGACGAATTATAATTCATCTTATGCATAAGCCGATGCTAATTTACATCTGTTTATTGTTATTGTGACTAAAATGTAGCGTTAATACCTCGGTCAACAAACACCTGCTGAATTCTCTGCATGATTTCTGTACTTGGCGGTGAAATATGCGCCAAAGTATACGTTTCGCCAAAAGCTTGCCATTTATGTTCCCCTAACGGGTGATAAGGCAATAATTCAACTTTTTCAACATTGCTCATCGGTTTAATGAACTCAGCTAATGCGATGGCTGATTCGACATCTTCAGTAAATCCAGCGACAACCACATAACGGATCCAGGTTTTAATATTTCGTTTGGTAAGATATTGCGCAAACTGAAGTGTTCGATGGTTACTGACTTTAGTCAGTTCGATGTGTTTGGCATCGTCCATTTGTTTGATATCAAGTAACACTAAGTCGGTATTGTCGAGCAACTCATCTATTACGGGTTCGTATTTACGCACAAAGCCGTTGGTGTCTAAGCAAGTGTGTATACCCTGACTTTTGCAGGCTTTAAACAGTTCGCTGACAAATTGAGCTTGTAAAATTGCTTCACCACCACTGGCTGTAATGCCACCACCGCTGGCGTCTAAAAAGGGTTGATATGAAATGACTTGGCTCATTATTTCATCAACAGAAACTTCCTTACCGCCATCTAGATCCCATGTATCACGATTATGACAATATTGGCAGCGCATAAGGCAACCTTGCATAAAAGCGATGTAGCGAATTCCTGGACCGTCAACGGTTCCGAATGATTCCACTGAATGTATGCGACCTAACGTCATTGTTGTTCCTTAAAATGGGTATAAAAAAGGCTGTATCGATAAGATGTTACACATCGATACAGCCAATTTTAGCAGAGACTACATACTTTTAGTAAATGTACGAGTAATCACGTCTTGCTGCTGCTCAGGGGTGAGCGCATTAAAGCGAACGGCATAACCCGATACACGAATAGTTAATTGTGGATATTTATCCGGATTAACAATCGCATCTTCTAACATTTCACGGTTCATCACGTTAACGTTTAAGTGTTGACCACCTTCACGGTTAGGCTTGCTTAGGAAGTAGCCATCCATCAATGACGCTAAGTTAGTACGACGACCCGTATCATCTTTACCTAATGCATTTGGCACGATAGAGAAAGTATAAGAAACACCATCTTGTGCGTGGGCAAAAGGCAGTTTAGCCACTGATGTTAATGAAGCAATTGCACCATTTTCATCACGACCATGCATTGGGTTAGCGCCAGGCGCAAACGGAGCGCCTGAACGACGACCGTCAGGAGTGTTACCGGTTTTCTTACCATAAACCACGTTTGAAGTGATGGTTAAGATTGATTGTGTTGGAATGGCATTACGATACATTTTTTTAGTGCGAATTTTCGCCATAAAACGTTCAACTAAATCGCAAGCAATGTCATCGACACGAGCATCATTGTTACCAAATTTTGGATAGTCACCTTGAATGTCAAAATCAACCGCAATACCATTTTCATCGCGAATAGGCTTAACTTGAGCAAACTTAATCGCTGACAATGAATCGGCAGCAATTGACAAACCTGCAATACCACACGCCATTGTACGGCGCACATCGCGGTCATGTAATGCCATTAACGCAGACTCGTAAGAGTATTTGTCATGCATAAAGTGAATCGCGTTAAGCGCAGACACATACTGCGTTGCAAGCCAGTCCATTAAGCCATCAAGACGTGACATAACATCATCAAACTCAAGTACATCAGCAGTGATTGGGTCCGCTTTTGGTGCAATTTGGGTTTTAAGCTTTTCGTCAACACCACCGTTAATGGCGTATAACATGGTTTTGGCTAAGTTAGCGCGAGCACCGAAGAACTGCATATGCTTACCCAAAATCATTGGGCTAACACAACAAGCAATGGCGTAATCGTCTGACTCGAAGTCAGGGCGCATTAAGTCATCGTTTTCGTATTGAATTGAGCTAGTGTCAATTGATACTTTGGCACAGTAACTTTTAAAACCTTGTGGCAATCTTGTAGACCATAACACGGTAATGTTTGGCTCTGGGCTTGGGCCCATGTTGTACAAGGTATGCAAGAAACGGAAGCTTGATTTAGTCACCAATGTGCGACCATCAAGACCCATACCAGCGATAGATTCAGTTGCCCAGATTGGATCGCCTGAGAATAGTTCATCGTATTCAGGTGTACGCAGGAAACGCACCATACGTAGTTTCATCACGAAATGGTCAACCATTTCTTGTGCTTGCTGTTCAGTAAGAACACCATTTTTAATGTCACGTTCAATATAAGCATCAATGAACGTTGAGGTACGACCCAGTGACATTGCTGCGCCATTTTGGCTTTTTACTGCAGCAAGGTAACCAAAGTAAGTCCATTGAATGGCTTCTTTAGCATTTTTGGCGGGTACAGAAATATCACAACCGTATTTAGCTGCCATCACTTTCATTTGGCCTAAAGCACGATGTTGCTCAGAAATCTCTTCACGTAATTGGATCACACTTGATAAGTCATCACCAGCTTCAAATTGCGCTTGCAGTGAGCTGAATTGGGCAAACTTATCTTTCATTAGGTAATCGATACCGTACAAAGCAATACGGCGGTAGTCACCAATAATACGACCACGACCATAGGCATCAGGTAAACCTGTTAATATACCTGATTTACGGCAAGCCATAATTTCTGGGGTATAAACATCAAACACGCCTTGGTTATGGGTTTTGCGTAACTCAGAGTAAACGTAATTCACATCGCTGTTAAGTTCACGGCCATAAGCTTTACATGAACCTTCAACCATACGAATACCACCGTTGGGCAGCATGGCACGTTTTAATGGCGCTTCAGTTTGTAAACCAACGATAGTTTCAAGGTCTTTATTGATATAGCCAGCATCATGAGAGGTAATGGTTGAAACCATTTCAGTGTCGAAATCGACTGGAGCATGAGTTTGGTTCTCTTGCTTGATGCCTTCCATTACTTTGTCCCACAAAGTTAATGTTGCATCTGTTGCACCTGCTAAGAATGATTCATCACCCTCATATGGTGTGTAATTTTGTTGGATAAAGTCACGTACGTTAACTTCAGTTTTCCAATCGCCAGCTACGAAACCTTCCCACGCGTTGGCAAATAGTTCGGTTTTATCTGTCATTTACTTAACCCTCTGGTTGATTTTCTACGGATGTCATCACAATTAACACAAAGTGTTGGTATCCGTTGAGTGTTTACATTCTGTCGTCTAGGTAGATTCGCTAGACTGAGCCGTTTACATCTTCTGCGACATTGATGGCAGAAATGTTCCGCCTGGCTTGTGTAATGACGCTAATCGATATTGTTTCTGTTAATGAACTAATTGGTAAGACCAATTATCCATGGGTTAATAATAGCACAGCATAATGACGATATCGGCAGCTTTCGCTAACGGATTATCAAAAGTGTTAACTGGCTAACATATCTGTTTATAACTTGGAGTAGCCCGCGGCAATTTTTGGCAAATAAAAAGCGAAACCATTGCCGATCTCGCTTTTATATTGATGGTATTACCGAACATGACTAGATTATAGCAACGCTGGAATCCCTTCGATCATGCCTACTGCTAACATCGCCGCCAAACAAATCACAAAGGCTAGGCTTGGGATAACGATACGGTCTGCAAATGACAAGGTTTTAGGACGCTCTTTATCACCAATTAAACCATTATTATCAAGTAACATGGTTAACGCCCAAGC
The nucleotide sequence above comes from Shewanella sp. Arc9-LZ. Encoded proteins:
- the ackA gene encoding acetate kinase, whose translation is MSDKLVLVLNCGSSSLKFAIIDAQSGDDKVSGLAECFGLEDSRIKWKSDGSKNEAKLGAFTAHREAVEFIVNNILADHPELAAQIKAVGHRIVHGGEKFTRSVIVTPDVIQGIEDCASLAPLHNPAHLIGIRAALASFPDLPQVAVFDTAFHQTMPEKAYIYALPYKLYREHSIRRYGMHGTSNIYICREAAKVLGKETKDTNIICAHLGNGASVTAIKGGKSVDTSMGLTPLEGLVMGTRCGDLDPSIIFHLVKQLGYTLDEVNNLLNKQSGLLGISELTNDCRGIEEGYQDGHKGATLALDIFCYRLAKYIASYTVPLGRLDAIIFTGGIGENSDLIREKVLNLLAIFNFKVDDNLNKAARFGQQGIITQVGSPIAMVIPTNEEWVIAEDAIKLITAK
- the pflB gene encoding formate C-acetyltransferase, with translation MTDKTELFANAWEGFVAGDWKTEVNVRDFIQQNYTPYEGDESFLAGATDATLTLWDKVMEGIKQENQTHAPVDFDTEMVSTITSHDAGYINKDLETIVGLQTEAPLKRAMLPNGGIRMVEGSCKAYGRELNSDVNYVYSELRKTHNQGVFDVYTPEIMACRKSGILTGLPDAYGRGRIIGDYRRIALYGIDYLMKDKFAQFSSLQAQFEAGDDLSSVIQLREEISEQHRALGQMKVMAAKYGCDISVPAKNAKEAIQWTYFGYLAAVKSQNGAAMSLGRTSTFIDAYIERDIKNGVLTEQQAQEMVDHFVMKLRMVRFLRTPEYDELFSGDPIWATESIAGMGLDGRTLVTKSSFRFLHTLYNMGPSPEPNITVLWSTRLPQGFKSYCAKVSIDTSSIQYENDDLMRPDFESDDYAIACCVSPMILGKHMQFFGARANLAKTMLYAINGGVDEKLKTQIAPKADPITADVLEFDDVMSRLDGLMDWLATQYVSALNAIHFMHDKYSYESALMALHDRDVRRTMACGIAGLSIAADSLSAIKFAQVKPIRDENGIAVDFDIQGDYPKFGNNDARVDDIACDLVERFMAKIRTKKMYRNAIPTQSILTITSNVVYGKKTGNTPDGRRSGAPFAPGANPMHGRDENGAIASLTSVAKLPFAHAQDGVSYTFSIVPNALGKDDTGRRTNLASLMDGYFLSKPNREGGQHLNVNVMNREMLEDAIVNPDKYPQLTIRVSGYAVRFNALTPEQQQDVITRTFTKSM
- the pflA gene encoding pyruvate formate lyase 1-activating protein, whose product is MTLGRIHSVESFGTVDGPGIRYIAFMQGCLMRCQYCHNRDTWDLDGGKEVSVDEIMSQVISYQPFLDASGGGITASGGEAILQAQFVSELFKACKSQGIHTCLDTNGFVRKYEPVIDELLDNTDLVLLDIKQMDDAKHIELTKVSNHRTLQFAQYLTKRNIKTWIRYVVVAGFTEDVESAIALAEFIKPMSNVEKVELLPYHPLGEHKWQAFGETYTLAHISPPSTEIMQRIQQVFVDRGINATF
- the yfbV gene encoding terminus macrodomain insulation protein YfbV, which codes for MNMNLVKLLGDGQRYMKTWPMVRQLGFYFPEYRVVKATQLAIIAMPVLALVVAASQLYIFGWDYLPQALTMLLFFISLPLQGLLWLGWRASHPLPLSLFDWGNQLSSALTEMGIYCQPLGAKACYSDMATILKLAFERLDQSYWDEL